In Fusarium oxysporum Fo47 chromosome VII, complete sequence, the following proteins share a genomic window:
- a CDS encoding MTH1187/YkoF-like protein, which translates to MDYSLLSTPPSCCADFALVPVRAPLILGRPVPIMPFRKDENGADSRIQIGTGNPSIAAELAEVQRYLKSSGLKHTMYSTGTMLEGSWDEVMTVIGKAHAVVHQRNVARVQSTVTVSTRTDKRETAEGKVDPVESAA; encoded by the exons ATGGACTATAGTTTGCTCTCTACGCCGCCATCGTGTTGCGCCGACTTTGCTCTTGTTCCTGTACGGGCTCCTCTAATTCTTGGGCGACCAGTGCCCATCATGCCCTTCCGTAAGGATGAAAACGGCGCTGATTCCAGAATACAGATTGGGACAGGCAACCCGTCGATCGCCGCCGAGCTCGCAGAGGTGCAGCGATATCTCAAGTCTAGTGGGCTAAAGCACACAATGTACTCCACTGGCACCATGCTCG AAGGTAGCTGGGACGAAGTCATGACGGTGATCGGTAAAGCACATGCCGTGGTTCATCAGCGTAACGTGGCAAGGGTTCAGTCGACGGTGACTGTCAGCACCAG GACTGATAAGAGGGAGACGGCGGAGGGCAAGGTAGACCCGGTCGAGAGTGCAGCCTGA
- a CDS encoding ferritin-like superfamily yields the protein MSGSNTDKVQEDLKKFSAENVDAHIQASTFTDDIQNAIRQHIQTEYKAWFFFRKLGADCLRSNVSLHGFAALWKRSAQEAFADATWLESYLVQRGGRAKPSDIPAPDIEWPDDPIDPVQPVYAALQTEKEILEDLHRLCAAAEKAGDNALEDVIESRFLRKETRHVKDLGDLLQQCVRISKQAGHGLYHLDKELRANNGVVPWASFNDPDKSDELLRGVVKDLYEAAV from the exons ATGTCAGGCTCAAATACCGACAAGGTACAGGAGGACCTCAAGAAGTTTTCCGCGGAGAACGTCGATGCTCACATCCAGGCATCGACGTTTACTGATGACATCCAAAAT GCTATTCGTCAACATATCCAAACCGAGTACAAGGCCTGGTTCTTCTTCCGCAAGCTTGGAGCTGACTGCTTGCGCTCCAATGTGTCACTGCACGGCTTTGCAGC GCTTTGGAAGCGATCCGCCCAGGAGGCCTTTGCTGATGCAACCTGGCTAGAGTCGTACCTCGTCCAGCGTGGTGGCCGAGCCAAGCCAAGTGACATCCCTGCGCCCGATATCGAGTGGCCTGATGACCCTATCGATCCCGTCCAGCCCGTCTATGCGGCCCTGCAGACTGAGAAGGAAATTCTCGAAGATCTTCACCGTCTATGTGCCGCTGCAGAGAAGGCCGGTGACAACGCACTGGAAGATGTTATTGAGAGTCGCTTCTTGCGTAAGGAGACGCGCCATGTCAAGGACTTAGGCGACTTGCTGCAGCAGTGTGTCCGTATCAGTAAGCAGGCTGGTCACGGCTTGTACCATCTTGACAAGGAGCTTCGTGCTAACAACGGAGTTGTGCCGTGGGCAAGCTTCAACGACCCTGACAAGTCTGACGAACTACTTCGAGGTGTTGTTAAGGACCTTTACGAAGCTGCGGTCTAG
- a CDS encoding P-loop containing nucleoside triphosphate hydrolase protein, which produces MKHTNAIRRKLVIIGDSACGKTSLLSMFTLGNFPAVPTVFENYITNCIVDGQAVELALWDTAGLEDYARLRPLAYSNANIILIGFSVDDLCSLNNVKCKKKDLREDPTAIGEIRESPLRLVTEHEGEIVAHKIGAKIYLECSSLSGEGVVYLAIPQEL; this is translated from the exons atGAAGCATACAAACGCCATTCGTAG GAAGCTTGTTATCATTGGAGACAGTGCTTGCGGCAAGACAAGCTTGCTAAGCATGTTCACTCTTGGCAATTTTCCAGCA GTTCCAACAGTTTTCGagaattatataactaattgTATAGTGGATGGACAAGCTGTGGAGCTTGCCTTATGGGACACGGCTGGGCTGGAAGACTATGCACGATTAAGGCCACTTGCATACTCGAACGCAAATATCATTTTAATCGGTTTCTCTGTCGATGACCTCTGCTCGTTAAATAATGTCAAGTGCAAG AAGAAGGACCTTCGGGAAGACCCAACTGCGATCGGGGAGATAAGAGAGAGTCCCCTGCGACTCGTCACTGAACATGAAGGCGAGATAGTTGCTCACAAGATTGGTGCCAAAATATATCTGGAGTGCTCGAGTTTAAGCGGCGAGGGTGTCGTAT ATCTTGCGATACCTCAAGAACTTTAA